A DNA window from Phyllopteryx taeniolatus isolate TA_2022b unplaced genomic scaffold, UOR_Ptae_1.2 contig_36, whole genome shotgun sequence contains the following coding sequences:
- the LOC133473709 gene encoding gastrula zinc finger protein XlCGF57.1-like, with translation MRARRTAEYEEEPRGPKEEEEPQGQRPDAAFDLRPRVVPRRADVSQDLRPEWLKPDSPHMKEEEEDEAVHHFKNIDELEPRHIKEEEEEFPRFKQEEQEEIIRGHLTGVSLKSGDEGQSEESRWTKPSSRSSSHMTTEGDGEDHCGGSPSDGLLAPLSDSDDMASHSPHTDGDDDDKQSEGGETSPTDNKRWKCSQCGKTFAYRGKLKQHMRTHTGEKPFACTVCGQRFSQKVSLSRHTRTHTGEKPFACSVCGQRFSNKGNMTRHTRTHTVKKCFTCSVCGQRFTKKGNLTSHTRTHTGEKPFACSLCGQRFSVKGTLKKHTKTHTGEKPFSCSVCGQRFSQKDTLKHHTRTHTGEKPFSCLVCGKRFFAKGDLKRHTRTHTGEKPFSCEDCGQRFSQKGTLKNHIRTHTGEKPFGCTECGQTFSRHHYVKKHKCVGKNSREQFNVRLSSEQASSVHAPRMIVFYVPS, from the exons ATGCGCGCGAGGAGGACGgcggagtacgaggaggaacctCGGGGCccgaaagaggaggaggagccacAAGGTCAACGACCGGACGCTGCGTTCGATCTGCGGCCTCGAGTTGTGCCGCGCAGAGCAG ACGTCAGTCAAGATCTTCGTCCTGAGTGGCTGAAGCCAGACTCCCCTCAcatgaaagaggaagaggaggacgaagCAGTTCATCACTTTAAAAACATAGACGAGCTGGAGCCCcgccacatcaaagaggaggaggaagagttccCACGTTTTAAAcaggaagagcaggaggaaaTCATTCGAGGTCATTTGACTGGTGTCTCTTTGAAGAGTggagatgaaggtcaaagtgaggagagcagatgGACGAAGCCTTCAAGCAGGAGCTCAagtcacatgacaacagaaggtgatggagaagaccactgtggaggatcgcCATCAGACGGCCTTctagctccactatcagatagtgatGACATGGCGTCACACTCTCCTCACAcggatggtgatgatgatgataagcaGTCTGAAGGTGGTGAGACATCTcccactgacaacaaacgatggaaatgttctcagtgtgggaaaaccttTGCTTATAGGGGAAAGTTGAAACAACACatgagaacccacactggagagaaaccttttgcctgcacagtttgtggccagagattctctcagaaggtcAGCTTAAGTCGTcatacaagaacacacactggagagaaacctttcgcctgctcagtttgtggccagaGATTCTCCAATAAGGGAAACAtgacaagacacacaagaacccacactgtaAAGAAATGTTTTACCTGCTCCGTTTGCGGTCAACGATTCACCAAGAAGGGCAACTTGACAAGTCACACAAggacccacactggtgagaaaccttttgcctgctcactttgtggtcaaagattctctgtgaagggaaccttaaaaaaacacacaaaaacccacactggtgagaaacctttttcctgctcagtttgtggccaaagattctcgcAGAAGGACACGTTAAAacatcacacaagaacacacactggggagaagccTTTCTCCTGCTTAGTTTGTGGGAAAAGATTTTTTGCTAAGGGagacttaaaaagacacacgagaacacacactggtgagaaaccatttTCCTGCGAagattgtggtcaaagattctctcagaagggaaccCTGAAAAATCAcataagaacacacactggggagaagccATTTGGCTGCACAGAATGCGGTCAGACGTTCTCTCGGCACCACTACGTTAAGAAACACAAGTGTGTTGGCAAGAACAGCAGAGAGCAATTCAATGTccgcctctcatctgagcaggcttcgtCAGTTCACGCGCCGAGAATGATCGTGTTTTATGTCCCTTCTTAA